From a region of the Salvelinus alpinus chromosome 2, SLU_Salpinus.1, whole genome shotgun sequence genome:
- the LOC139559063 gene encoding ethanolamine kinase 1-like isoform X1 translates to MSRIPFISVKNSKRKINHIMETEIHVPVGSPVIRKFPIFVEEHNVTDGAMKLIKQLRPAWDINHVKTKLFTDGTTNKLVGCYVDASPEDVVLVRVYGNKTELIVDRDNELKSFQVLHANGCAPRLYCTFQNGLCYEFMQGDALGTQDVRDPILLRLISREMARIHAIHAHNGCVPKPNLWIKMRKYFSLVATEFTEQASNARIQQEVPSQAVLEQEMVWMKEHLSQLGSPVVLCHNDLLCKNIIHNSKEGHVRFIDYEYSSYNFQAFDIGNHFNEFAGMSELDYGLYPSREMQLEWLRVYLQAYKLSTKKGEEVSDRELERLYVQVNKFALASHFFWGFWALIQAKYSSIDFDFLGYAVLRFNQYFKTKPAVMALQIPE, encoded by the exons atgtCCCGAATTCCATTCATATCTGTCAAGAATTCGAAACGGAAAATAAACCACATTATGGAGACGGAGATACACGTGCCTGTGGGGTCGCCGGTAATTCGAAAATTCCCGATTTTCGTGGAGGAACATAACGTAACCGATGGGGCAATGAAGCTGATAAAGCAGCTTCGGCCAGCGTGGGACATAAACCATGTCAAGACCAAG ctCTTCACTGATGGGACCACTAATAAGCTGGTGGGTTGTTATGTGGATGCCAGTCCAGAGGACGTGGTTCTGGTGCGTGTGTATGGGAACAAGACGGAGCTGATCGTCGACCGAGACAACGAGCTCAAGAGCTTCCAG GTCCTACATGCTAACGGCTGCGCCCCGCGCCTCTACTGCACCTTCCAGAATGGCCTCTGCTACGAGTTCATGCAGGGGGACGCCCTCGGAACACAGGACGTCAGGGACCCTATCTTACTCAG GCTAATATCCAGGGAGATGGCTCGTATCCATGCGATCCACGCACATAACGGCTGCGTCCCCAAACCCAACCTGTGGATCAAGATGAGGAAATATTTCTCTCTGGTCGCCACCGAGTTCACCGAGCAAGCCTCCAACGCCAG gATCCAGCAGGAGGTGCCCAGCCAGGCGGTGTTGGAGCAAGAGATGGTGTGGATGAAGGAACACTTGTCTCAGCTGGGCTCTCCTGTGGTCCTCTGTCACAACGACCTGCTCTGCAAGAACATCATCCACAACAGCAAAGAGG GCCATGTCCGGTTCATAGACTATGAATACTCTAGTTACAACTTTCAGGCCTTTGACATCGGGAACCACTTCAACGAGTTTGCTG GTATGAGTGAGCTGGACTATGGGCTGTATCCTAGCCGTGAGATGCAGCTGGAGTGGCTGCGTGTGTATCTGCAGGCGTACAAACTGTCCActaagaaaggagaggaggtcagcgacagagagctggagagacTCTACGTACAGGTCAACAAGTTTGCTCTG GCGTCACACTTCTTCTGGGGCTTCTGGGCACTCATCCAGGCCAAGTACTCCTCCATTGATTTTGACTTCCTGGG GTATGCTGTGCTGCGCTTCAACCAATACTTCAAGACCAAACCTGCAGTGATGGCCCTACAGATCCCagaatga
- the LOC139559063 gene encoding ethanolamine kinase 1-like isoform X2 has protein sequence METEIHVPVGSPVIRKFPIFVEEHNVTDGAMKLIKQLRPAWDINHVKTKLFTDGTTNKLVGCYVDASPEDVVLVRVYGNKTELIVDRDNELKSFQVLHANGCAPRLYCTFQNGLCYEFMQGDALGTQDVRDPILLRLISREMARIHAIHAHNGCVPKPNLWIKMRKYFSLVATEFTEQASNARIQQEVPSQAVLEQEMVWMKEHLSQLGSPVVLCHNDLLCKNIIHNSKEGHVRFIDYEYSSYNFQAFDIGNHFNEFAGMSELDYGLYPSREMQLEWLRVYLQAYKLSTKKGEEVSDRELERLYVQVNKFALASHFFWGFWALIQAKYSSIDFDFLGYAVLRFNQYFKTKPAVMALQIPE, from the exons ATGGAGACGGAGATACACGTGCCTGTGGGGTCGCCGGTAATTCGAAAATTCCCGATTTTCGTGGAGGAACATAACGTAACCGATGGGGCAATGAAGCTGATAAAGCAGCTTCGGCCAGCGTGGGACATAAACCATGTCAAGACCAAG ctCTTCACTGATGGGACCACTAATAAGCTGGTGGGTTGTTATGTGGATGCCAGTCCAGAGGACGTGGTTCTGGTGCGTGTGTATGGGAACAAGACGGAGCTGATCGTCGACCGAGACAACGAGCTCAAGAGCTTCCAG GTCCTACATGCTAACGGCTGCGCCCCGCGCCTCTACTGCACCTTCCAGAATGGCCTCTGCTACGAGTTCATGCAGGGGGACGCCCTCGGAACACAGGACGTCAGGGACCCTATCTTACTCAG GCTAATATCCAGGGAGATGGCTCGTATCCATGCGATCCACGCACATAACGGCTGCGTCCCCAAACCCAACCTGTGGATCAAGATGAGGAAATATTTCTCTCTGGTCGCCACCGAGTTCACCGAGCAAGCCTCCAACGCCAG gATCCAGCAGGAGGTGCCCAGCCAGGCGGTGTTGGAGCAAGAGATGGTGTGGATGAAGGAACACTTGTCTCAGCTGGGCTCTCCTGTGGTCCTCTGTCACAACGACCTGCTCTGCAAGAACATCATCCACAACAGCAAAGAGG GCCATGTCCGGTTCATAGACTATGAATACTCTAGTTACAACTTTCAGGCCTTTGACATCGGGAACCACTTCAACGAGTTTGCTG GTATGAGTGAGCTGGACTATGGGCTGTATCCTAGCCGTGAGATGCAGCTGGAGTGGCTGCGTGTGTATCTGCAGGCGTACAAACTGTCCActaagaaaggagaggaggtcagcgacagagagctggagagacTCTACGTACAGGTCAACAAGTTTGCTCTG GCGTCACACTTCTTCTGGGGCTTCTGGGCACTCATCCAGGCCAAGTACTCCTCCATTGATTTTGACTTCCTGGG GTATGCTGTGCTGCGCTTCAACCAATACTTCAAGACCAAACCTGCAGTGATGGCCCTACAGATCCCagaatga